One Mercenaria mercenaria strain notata chromosome 12, MADL_Memer_1, whole genome shotgun sequence DNA segment encodes these proteins:
- the LOC123533663 gene encoding ubiquitin-conjugating enzyme E2 L3-like: protein MAATRRLGKELADLKKSPIKTFKILEVDESNILQWQALVVPEGEPYKQGAFRIKIDFPAEYPFKPPKITFMTKIYHPNIDEKGQVCLPIISAENWKPATKTDQVLQSLVALVQDPEPEHPLRADLAEEYSKDRKKFNKNAQEFTKKHGEKRPSD from the exons ATGGCAGCGACCAGAAGACTAGGGAAG GAACTGGCTGACTTGAAGAAATCTCCTATAAAAACTTTCAAGATTCTAGAAGTGGATGAATCCAATATACTGCAATGGCAGGCACTAGTTGTACCT GAAGGCGAACCATATAAACAGGGAGCTTTTAGAATAAAAATAGACTTTCCAGCGGAATATCCGTTCAAGCCGCCTAAGATCACATTTATGACAAAGATTTATCATCCTAATATAGATGAAAAGGGACAAGTATGTTTGCCTATCATTAGTGCGGAGAACTGGAAGCCTGCCACAAAAACAGATCAAG TTCTACAGTCCTTAGTGGCCTTAGTGCAAGATCCTGAGCCAGAACATCCTCTAAGAGCAGATCTAGCAGAAGAGTATTCTAAAGATCGTAAAAAGTTCAACAAAAACGCCCAGGAATTTACAAAGAAACATGGCGAAAAACGCCCCTCAGACTAA